The region CAGGATGTAGATGAGTGTCAGGGGTGACTTGTGACATAAACATAGAAGAAaaagtgaaagggaaggtttacaagatgatagtgagacctgctgacagaaagacaggagtcggaagatgttaagattttcaGTGGGAGTGAGCAGGATTACAGATGAGTACATCAGAAGGACAGCTTAAAAGAGGCATGcttttacaaaaaagaaaaaagaaaagagccccactcatattttaaatgaaaaaacaatggGTTGCCTCTCGTGCTGAAGGATACAGATGTGACTGCACAGCTGGGGGGAAAATGAGGCCTGCTTCTTTAAGTGGTGTGGTTTCTTCGTGCTAAAGTTTCAACCAGCTGCAGCGACTATAGCAAGAGAAGCAGATTCAAGTCTATTGGGAGTTAACCAAGTTGCTGTCCAGGTATTTTCAGACTAGTTGAGATTAGTTAACGCAGTCGGAATTAAGCAGAATATAAATCGGAGCTGTCGCAATCCTGCCGTTTGTTAACCAGAAACCCAAGCTGCGGTCTCAAAGTTTTGGCTAGCCTCTGCTGCCTTTACCGAGaactgtttttaaaacctttgtCTCCACATTAACCTCATTAAACTCGTGTCAACAAATCCTCAGTAACCCGTCATCTTCATTAGACACTTGACTCAAAAAGTACTTTACCTTGTCCGCTAtttttgcttgcttttttttttctccagcagCAGACGTTTCGGCGTGGGGAAACGAGTCAAAACGAGGCGACCGGAGTTCCCGCTTCCTCCGACTTGTGACTAACGCGTGACGTCAGCACAAGCCGCCCAATGAGAGAGCCTCGCAGTTCTCCGTCAGGAGCTTTTCCTGCTCACCGAGTCCCACCCTCTAAAACACTAAAACTCAGGATCGCATACATGAAACAGAAACGAGCTTGTctcaaatattttttaatgattaTCTCAAAATCGTAAACCAAATACATACatgtaaaattaaacatttttaatatctAATTTGGCAAGTAATCAAAGAACCAGAGCTGAAGCTGTGACCATTATTGGCTAAACTTTGCAAGAAAGGGGCCGCACTGCATTAATCTGTTAGGTACTGTTGCTCCCCTCTCCATGATGAGGTCCAAAGTTCCTCTTCTTCCTATTTAGACTGCAGCTTCATCACTGGCACAAAACATAATCAGCAAGTGACAACTAATCTataatgtgctttttttcctaAAAGGTGCAATCAAAGACGTAGCCTCGTGTCAGAGAGAGGCAGTAAGATAAGGCTCGAAATAAAGTGAATACTTTGAAATGGAAGACGTTAAATGCTTAACAGGATAAGATCAGTATTGCTCGGCGGGTGGGGGTGTAGAAGAGACAAAGAAATACAGCTCAGTTCATAACAGCGTGCAGGTCTTTACAAACACTATCAACAGGAATGTAAgtcataaaaacaaagctgggtTATTTCTCTGTGTATTATTTGAAGATCTTATTGTACCTTCTATACAGTGCTCTACAGGCGAGTGGGACGACTTTGTCCTCCTGACTTGCCACAAATTTAACATCTTACATTTTCTTCACCATTagtgaaaacaaaaccaaagacCCATTCAGgcactttaaaaataattttgctACAGTTCAGTGTTTGTTGCTGCCAGGGAAAGGACTTTCAGGAGCACAGATTGTCTGCACCCACTTGACTTCCAGTGACTTGTTCAGAAAGGCTGCTATTGCTTTGTTGAAGCCACTGCACCAATAGATCCTCCTTGCAATAGGTGGCAGTAAAAGTCATCTGTGCAGTTTGGCCCAACAGGCCTCTGAGGTTAGAACCGAGTTATGTTTTGAACGTTCAAGCGCGTCACTGTTCCGGCTGTGACGTGAAATAATCATCTGTCCGAAACACGCTGGGGACTTCTTGACGCTGATGTGGTGCTGGTCGTCTTGGACTGGCTGGTTTCTGAAAGCAAAGAGACAAAAGTTAAAAACCTAATAAATGAAGTGTGGTTACAACTGCTGGGGGAAACCTTAAAAAGAACACTGACTCCGCAGGCATGATGCTGTTCTTGAACACCATCAATCTTAATCagacatataaataaaaacactgtgggtgtttttgtttttatgaaatcTGAACCTTTACTCATAATGATCTCAATGAAGTCTGGATAGTGACTACAAATGACCTGGGTGGCCTTGATCCCAATCTCTGGACAAACAACAAACGTTGAGCAAATCAAATTCTGTGTGGATGCAACTGAGGTCACTAACGGCAGATCGCCAGTTTCCTCCATGATCGTGGTGGAGGCagtcaatttttttctttttcagaggcAATAAATGGCtcagcagatatttcactgtCTAAAAGGAGAGCACCTAATATTTCCCCAAATCTATTTCATTCTATCCCATTTAGACCCAATGTGGAGAAAGTGGGCAGGGCATGTGGTTTTAGCCATCAGCAGCATTTGGGATCCTGGCTAAATGCATCAAATGCATCTCGGGATAGATGCATTTGATGCACAGCTATGGGTCTTttgggagatttttttttttaatccataaGCATTTTTCgacttctccttcttctttgtAACAGAAAAGCTATGAAGACAAACCTCACTCCCTTTGCTTCATTCCAGTGGAAAAGTACAACCAAATAAAGTATGatattaatttaaacattgtgaAAAGTGCTGGTTGTTACAAGTAGCAGCAAAAGCTCTGGACTGCAACCGATTATTACAGTACATTGCTACAGTAAGAGTGGGCAGCCCACAGCTGAACTAGTTTGGGAACCTTCTAAATAATAAGTTTTTGTTTAATCCTGCAAACACCAAACTCAGTGGATAGTGGAGAAAATTTATAATTCACAAGTGCAGAAATTGGCTCTTACGTTTAAGAAGCCTGGGACAGTCATTGTGCGGAGGATCTTCTTGAAAGCACCCGGTAGTGTTCCTAGCTCTCCCTCTGCCTGTGTGACCTGCTCCTCCATTGCGCTGACATTGGCTCCCACCATCTTTACAAAGGCCTGCAGACACAACAGCATATTTAAGATTCACTACAAAAGTTACAATATTCAATTTACCTGTGGTTGGCAGACAGAAAAGACAGCTGACACAGCTACGCTTTGTCCCCAGTCAAAAATGACTGTGCTGTTACACCAATGATGGACTGTTACGTTATGAAGCAGACATGCAGATGCCGACCTTGGCTCCACAAATAATTGTAGTCCAGTCTGACTCTTTATTACAAATCAGGAAATATTAATCATATTttgcaatgaaaaacaaaaacaaatgtgtcttTAATTTTAACTATAGATTGTGATAgataattttttaatataaaaaggtTTATGCAGTTAatatacagtcatgtgaaaaaggaagtttacacagcactcTATCCACTTCTATGAAAAACTTACAAACTTAAACTTGGCGTGCACCACCTGAGATAAGGGCTGAACAATGAGCATAAGAACACCGTTATCGCTTCAATAGGAATTATGAGCCCAAGTAGCTGTCAGGTGataaaatgcacttgattaactgatcatcagcaagtgtgagcacctctgtaaaagcagtttggcagtttgctggacTGTAACACCGAAGTGTGAGTCAACACAACCTTCTCAGGAGTGGACGTCCCTGAAAGTTCaccttaggtttgcaaagttggaTATTCGAAAGTactctagagtcaaatgtgaggccacctgtttgacagctaaagcttggctgaaactgggtcatgcaacaatgatcaatgatcccaagcacagcagcaaatctacaacagaaaggctgaaaaagaaaagaattaaggTGCTGCAATGGCCCAAACAAAGTCTAGACATCAAACCGATTGAAATGCTGTGACGGGACCttagagagctgtgcataaatgaatggctgcaaactgataaagtcatacagaaaattattacttcaagttatttctgctaaaggtggttctacaagttGCTGAATTATGGGATGCACCTAGTTTTTCACAGAACTGCATAAGTTCCTCTGAAAAATTTCACATGACTGTTTATCATgaagtaaattttatttttgtctcatCACAAGTTACCTGATGAAGACATTTAATGACATTCAGCTGAAGAAATCGTGAGTATGAACTCAAATAAACATAGTTTTTGCAAATAAGGTCCCCTTTGCTGGTAGATTACCAGACATTTGAATGCATGGTAAGCTTTTACATGAGGAACAGGAACTAATACTTCTACCTTTTCGGTACACGAATGAATAAATAGaggaaatagaaaaacaaacaagtggcTCAGGGTCTCCATTTGTGAGGATGATACTTTCTGTATTTAATTATGAATAAAAACACTGCACAAAAATCAATATACATCAACTCACAATCATGCATTTCATATTAGAGTTGTTAATGCCGCTTGCAGTTTGGCAGGATGCCTCTCTGAGGAATCCGTGTGCATTATAAAAGCGGCAAATGAATATTttatacaaaacaaaatgaaccgTATGAAACAGTCGCTTTACCTCCAGCTTATCAATTCTTCTGTATATCTGTCTCATTTCATCAGACTTCTGCTGGATTTGAGGTAGGTTTTCATTCACTATCTGCGAGGTATCGTTACGGATCTGTAGACAAAACAAGACAGAATATCAGAAGCAAATTATCCGCGTAATCTAAAACATGAGATGTAAGACACACTTTTATATTCTGACTGAGCTTACCATATCCAGCATTCCAACAAACTCATCCACTCTTGTCAGCATCTCTTCCAAGCTTTTCTCCAAGCACAGGATCTATATAAGACAATGATTTTAAAGTAAGGGTCCCAGAGTGTGTGAAATATGTCATAGTTATGTTGCCCACACACAAGCTTCAATACGTTTAGATTGCATGGCCAAAACACAGCAGCCTTTGTgctccttcttcagcttctcTGTAACATGCCTTGTATCACGCATATCCACTTAAGACTCAAGTCACATGGCTTGGGCTTGAATCAGTTCTCAGGCCATTCTTCTAATGACTTTTGAAGTGACATGAAAAATCCCACAACCCAGTTTTGACCTTAACAGCAGTTAATCGCACCGTCACCCAGATTCAAGCCCTTCGAGTTAGAATTAAAAGCTTGTAAATATATGACTTTTCAGAAACTTTTCCTGCCATCAGATGCTCTAGCAATCATTCTGGCAGCAGCGAATCATCTTTGtggttttcctcctgcctggcaccTCCATATtcagcatcctttgtccaatatatcctCTATCCCATCTCAAACTCTAGCCCTTCAAACCTTACTACTAAATTCCTCAACGTGCGCTGTCCCTCTGAAACACTTGTCCATTCTGCTCAATCCCAGTGAAAATCTGAACATCTTCAACTCTgtcatctgtcttttttttggggTCAGAGGCAAACTGAACAAACCATAAATCATAGCAGCACCTCGCAAATCTTCTTTTACTTTTGCTGCTATCCTCTTGACACTTGTCTCTATCTACTTCCCCCATACTCTCTTCCTCACCTCACTTGTGCCCTGTCCATCGCTTTGGATGGTTGACTCCagatatttaaactcatccacctTCACGATCTCTGCTCCTTGCAGCTTCACATTTACACTTtctctctcattcacacacatgtattctgtcttgATTTCATTGACTTTCATCCCCTTTCTCCCCAGAGCATACTTCCTGTTGGTTAATGGTGAGGCATAAGTCATGTGAAGGCCAGATTCGACGTTAATGCAATTTAAAAAGTAAGCTTCAATGTTTGCGAAGGTCTACTTATACTGGTGTTTCCCCTTTTTCTATCAAAGTTCATCAGGGGCTAAATTGTTACTCCAGCTGCTGTTCTGACAGCCTATAATTTTTTGGTTTGAGTAGAGTCCGTGCAGGTACATGTCTTTTTGGGGCTGCATATTTCTTGTGAGACTCATTAAACCCAGTAAAATGTGGGCCACAGTCTTAGTATGTGGTGCTGGTGGACCGCACTACGTCACTGCACTCGTAGagcatttaaaacacaattcTTTCTACTTTGTACCTGTTTTTGAAATTAGTTGGCCTAATTTGGGACTTCCGACATAAACCTCTGCAATACATCTTTACAGGCCAGCTGATGTAAGAGGAAAGCCAATCCTATCACTACTTTCGTGTCGCCTAGCAACTGTCATTGCCAACACCGTCCTAGTTACTGACAAAAGCAACGTGAAACTTTCTTGTACCGTAACGTTCTTGTTGTATAAGAAAATGCTAGGTAGAATAAGACATATAGTCCTTAATGGAGACGATGTAAACCAATTTATTTGGTACTCATAATGAAAGTGGAACACTTCGTTTACAGGAAGACTGTGTAGGGCTGCTGCGGTACTGACAGTCAAATCATAAACAAAGAGCTAAACATAGCTTAGCTGCTGATATAACAGCACGCACCTCGTCTCCTGCTGTCGCCCTGATGTAGGAGGAGTAGCTGAGCGCGGTGTGCCTCAGCACCTCGTCGTCCTGCTCTGGGTCGTGCTTGTCGGTTGTCCCGGGCTCTGCAGCTTCATCGAGGCTCGGGCTTTGAGAAATAACGTTAGCTGCTCCTGCTACTCCTGCCCCCGCCGCTGCTCCAAAGCTGGGGCTCTGCGACACCGTCCCGCTGCTGAGGATTTCGCTCACCATCGACAAACTGCTCGCACTCTGAGAGACGATTCCGCTGTCTGTGCTGATCTCAGCGCTGGACTCCTCCAGGGGAGACAGCAGGCCCACCCTGTCAACCCGTTGATGGTCCATGTCGCTTGTCTTTCTGATCTACTGCCGTGTTTTGCCTTGTCAAATGACTAGATCACGTGTGTCGCACAATGGACGGAAGCTCGTAAGGGACAAAGGTGTTTTTAGTGCAGCAGAAAAcggaaaatgtaaataaagaaaagtacagtataaataaatagaatataATGGAATACATTCTCAATGCTGGATACAAGCGCCATTTATTTGCATGTCTGCCCCTTTGGATTCATGCATCAAAATGAATAAATTCCATTAGCCACTtgagttttaaaaatgtcaaagtttttcagtttatttcccaTCATTTTCATCTTAGGACACGGCAGTTTTACAACAGAATTCCAACCACTGGATCAATTTTAGAGGTTTTACTCTTAAATTTTAGTTCTTTTAACTATAAGGCAAACTTACAACTTGAACACTTCAAGTAAAAAGAGATAACTGCAATGAGATTTGTTATAGTGcaatgaaaaagtatttgcccctttcctgatttcttcagtgttgggactaacgcgttattaagtaacgcgttacagtaactacgttattattgtggtaacgagcacggtaactagttattatgccaaaatcaggaacgcgttactcgttactgggatttagatagggtcgttactcgttacttcgtgtggtgctatcgcggagcttccacagattcagtaacattagcaagtggtggaggccagcaggtggatgaaggaaaagggacgcagaaggaaaagagacccgaggcggccgccggtccaagtgtgaactgaacctcaggtaagaagttatgacctgcagtctctctgggtcagatataaaccaagtttaggtggagtttattttcgttattctgactttttccgtactgcgtgctagctagcatgacggagtttctatacagctgggtggtgctatgatgttactgatgttgaactttattttgttcataagttattagagttgccaaccgtcccgcctggtattcagagaaaatattacgcgtttcttattgaggtgaaaaggaacagtttgtcccgtaattcagctacaatgaaaaaggcacaaagctggagttattctgtgtctttgctgcacagctgcctcttcttctctcatcctctccccctccctctcccgtttctgcttcaatcatgaaaactgatcaatgatcagctgatcggctctcttgtttgtttatcgctcactttgccgaaagaggaaaccagcggatgtcgcggtaaacaacagcagcacgtttaagcttgatcagctattgttagaatttatttaatattaatttctagtatcagctgatgtttgctggagccacagctgtaaagctgctggtcatgatatggtttggttatctggtgagagggaaacatgaagatgaaaccaggagatgtccttactgaatcatcagagctgaacaggtgatggagaaacaggtttaccttttaggtgacatgaatgagttgaagggaagttatgaactgtttctgagagacaaataacaccaggatccttttttaggtagctgacagctggtaactgtgcaggtgcagatctagcaaagtgttgccaggggggcatgtagggcattaacagggaaaggggggcaaaaagaaatacttttctttcttattctcatttaaaatgtctagcttttaaaaaataattatctgaatcttacaacaaacgattgatagattgatgcatatataccatcaaaacagtgaacatcactgtcacaacagtgtttattttcattcaaaggctttatgatttttcctataatggtgggccggtctctagtcaaaatgcccgggccaattttctgtcccagtccagccctgtatgcagctaatctgcagtctggtgttgcctacatcttcctattcagaaagcagaatttccgagttctgagtacaatcgaaagcaccacgactccAGTttatgtgttggatgtaaaaggcgcgcatgacgctgtgacgtaggctagaatcatggcagcagtcaatgacggtccaggcgtgggatttctctcatggaaatatgcacattatcttttcctttctattggtaggtggcacagtgcacttgtggcaagtaagcaagctagaagactggcaaagttatggaagcaacacattaacaagagaattctgagtaaaaccaaagttactttccctagtaactagttactttgaaagtaacgagtaacttgaagtaactgagttacttttgagagaattaactagtaatgtaactaagttactattttaaagtaacttacccaacactggatttcttagttgttgttgttgggttttttgttattgcatatttgtcacCCTTAAACATTTCAGATTATcaaataaatgttaatattagaaAAAGATATCCAAAGTGAATAAAATAAGGGAGTTTTAAAATTATGATTACATTTATTAAGGAAAAAAAGCTACCtgaccctgtgtgaaaaaggaatctcccctaaacctaataactggttgtgctattcttggcagcaagaactgcaatcaagcctTAGTGCTAAGTGGCAGCAAGTCTTACACATCTCTGTGAAAgtattttggcccactcttatTTGCAGAATTTGTTTATTTCAGCCTCACTGGAGGGTTTTCAGGCATGAATGTCCTGTTTAAGGTCATACCATAGCATCAAAATCTGATTTAAGTCCACACTTTGATTTGGCCACTCCAAAAgcttaattttgttttgtttttttggttttctttgtaaGCCATTCAGAGGGGggcttgctggtgtgttttggatcattgtcctgctgccaGATTTGAGATGAGGGCATTAAGCTTTTTCACCTTTTTCTGGTAGAGTGCAAAATTCATACTTTTACTCTTAGAGTATTTTCTGTAGGTCGCCAAGTTGGTTTGGGTAGCCTAATCTAAACTGCCTAAACTGGACATAACATTAAAATTGGGTGAAAAGCTGGGTACAGGCTAACACAGAAAGGCAGATAACCATTTATCATCACACCAACAGCCAATTAGAATCCCCAATTAACCTGACGGGGTCTTTGGACAGGTTTAAACCTGTGTGCTGATGCACCACTGTGGTGCTCCGCTATCAAGTTAGTAAGATTAATCACACAATACTGAACCCTAAGTTGAATTTCACAGCAGTGATCACAACTATCTACTAATCCACTGTGAGAACTTATAATTTTGTCTTACCATCCAAGTCTTCTCCCCTCTACATAAACATACACTGGAAGCTGCACATCCACAGACACATCTTTAACTCTTTCATACACATGCAAACTCATAtggtatgtatgtatttatcttTCCCAAGGACACTTTAACATACGGATGCAGGAGCTGGGGATCGGACCACCGACCTCCTGTATGTGCCACCATTTTTGGGAGGGGCATCGGTGGCAGTTGGGTAGCCAGTGAGAAGCATAAGCATAATCAGATGTGGCACCCCTGTTAGCAAATAATTTCTAAAATCGATTTCTACATGGATGAACTTGTATGATTTGACACCGAGAGCATTGAAAAGAGGCAAGTGTAGTTTACTTTTGGGAAAAGATTAAATATTTATGTTGTGGAAAGTGctgtaggtttttttttccaacaagcATTAAGGACTCttgcaatagaaaaaaaaaaaaagattgtctGGTCTGATAAAATACAACAGTAACTTTTAACATTTCAGTACGTGTTATTCCAGTGTCGACCAGCATGTGGCAGAGTGAAATACGGCATGGGGACTTGGGGGAGTTCAGATGTCTGACGCAGGTCAACATGTTTtgtatgcagaaaaaaaaaacctgcctaTGATCAAAGGGGTTTAACACGTTTTAGCATACAAAGTATCCAATGAAAAGGATTACCTGTCAAATCCGTCAGGCTTGTGCAGACGTTTCCAATAATTCCCTCTGAACCTCAGATCTTCAGTTGGACGTGTTCATGTCCAAGAAAGCATTAAGGCGGCCACGtctgtttattttgagtttgtcGGCTTTAATCGGTGTGCGCTTGAATCCTATATTCTATCAGCTGAACATCTGTATCACATGTGGGGAACATAACATAACTGTTTCTAACTGTAACTGCCCTTCCTCGGCTGACTCTGATAAAAGGACACAGATAGTGAAGACTGATTGCGTGACAGTTAGGATTTCAGGTCTCCGGCTAAACCCACAGTCTGCTGACTGACAGTGCTGACTAGTTGGGTGTGAAGGATCTATTAGATGTATGAGCAGTGTGGCACCCTGAACAAACACAGGAGGAAAATATTCATTAGCAGAGAAGTGAAAGATGTTTGCTGCCGGAGGGCCTCTGACATGCATTCCAGTTGCATATCTAGGTTGGAAGCAGAGGCTGTAGCCAAAAGCAAAATGATGATAAAGCTGTACCCGACTCAAGGAATTCAACCTTCAGATAGTCTACATCTTGACTTTGTGATGTCTAAAGTGAATTATTTTGTGAAACAAGACCTTAATTTCTTATCTTCTCCTTCAGCCTGACTACTGCTTTCTAAAAGCCTAGGATTTGTGGCTTTCACTGTAGCTTTTAATGACTTGAATGAGGTGCAGATGACATCACTACAGACTCATCACCTTTAAATAGCCACAAGTCTTTGTGGTTTTACACGAGTCAAGATTACTTTTACTTAAGCTTCAGAAATGGTGCTCCAGAAATTCACACCACTTATGCCACACTGTGTGGTTATGAGTTCCTACActctaaaaaatattttgttgccTCAACTTAAAAAAGTAAGGTAACAATTTCCACTCAGCTTTTTAAGTTACAAATTTTGCATATTATTAAGTAAATTCAGCAAGTAATTTTTAGGTTTGGCTAACTCAACTTGTTTAACAAACCAACATGATTTACCTTGACCTCCACAAGCATAATTAAGTTTATTCAAcctaatattaatttaaaatttctGGTAAAATTAAGTTGAGAAATTACATTAGTTGAGTTACACCAACGAACTTTTTTACATATATCCTACTCACAATTATCCATGTCAATTAGTTTAGGTTTCTATAGTAGCTTTTCTAAAATCACACAAAGCCATTTCACTTATTCcaattgattattttattacaaaacattttcaaagtaATACACTTCTGTGTCAATACAACATAAATGAAACATTACAGCAGCCCTTTAATTATAAAGGACTAAAAAAAGTACTTCATGTACATTAACATTAACTTAAATTGGTATCAACTTGTTCAACTTGTCGCAGAATCAAGGAAATGACAAAAGATTTTAATGTTCAACAACAGAACAATCCAAAGCTAAGATTATATGTATTacaaacagtgttggtcaagttacttgaaaaaagtaatcagtaactaattactgattactccccccaaaaagtaatcccgttactttactgattacttattttcaaaagtaattaattacttagttacttagttacttagttactttttaaaaacacgatttacaacctgaagaggtgataaagtgatagatctttcagcccaattctactttttctacataatccatcatacaaaatgtaatcaaatggaaaagtctctttttttaacttgttttatcagttttaatcttttaactttatgcatcaagcaaaacatttaattatatgcaacattctctgacttgaataaattagtttaacatttaaacctattttctacacattccagcacataaaataaaatattttttgtgttttcactcactctttcaaacagatgcaagtaaaacacagcagaaaataaataaagtcaaagactcagcggtccttttgctctattttcacctgtaaagcaggagcagggtaggcggagggttaccctggtgtaggtgtgctgcggtcagttgaagaatctgcgcgagtgtctctgtgagtttcccatcacgtcgtagctactcggtgcttgcttggaagtttagggatttttttcgctgtaaaaagaagttttcttcccacgcacgatggacgctaatgtttttgtcactttttatggaatcaaactcaaagtaaggtcagtacttccacactttaaacgctgcacgctcatactctctcccgcactcgatatattatccattgttgatctgcacacagctgctgtcaccaacgtcgcacttgcttacgtcactgtcatgagacattctcgcaaaaaaaaatcacgcagcgttcctacgggaaagtaacggtaatctaattaccgattttgcaatagtaatcccttactttactcgttacttgaaaaaagtaatcagattacagtaacgcgttacaagtaacgcgttactgcccatctctgattacAAACTTTTCTCAAAACTACACTCATCTAGGACTGCATACAAAAACGTAAGAGGCACATCGGAATACTACAGTCCAATTCACATTCGTTTCATGACAGAAGTTTGCACTTAACAGACATTACCCGTGGACTGGTTTAAGCCCATCAAGTTCCAGAAATACCTCTAGTGTTCTTTACTTGTTTTGGGTAGCTCAGATTGAGAGTGTATATAAGCCCCATCATTAAGGCACACACTCTGGGCACATCAAGGTCTTCCAGGACTGCTGTTCCTTCAATCACAATTTTAGCGACAGCTTTGAGAGACACTGCTGCACGTCTGGTGACTACAATCTTTACCATTTCTTCTGGGAACTGTTGTTCACCATCCTGGCAAGTAGGTAGTTTAAATGGAAACATGTCAGCATTTTATgtgccatttaaaaataaaacacaaaagaatgCGAGATTCACCTACCAGCTGTTCTCTGAAGAGatcctcttccttctctttcagATACACCTTCAGGCAACGGATTGCGACCTCTCTCTTCATTTCCACCGAACTCTGgagaataaaaaaag is a window of Maylandia zebra isolate NMK-2024a linkage group LG22, Mzebra_GT3a, whole genome shotgun sequence DNA encoding:
- the bloc1s4 gene encoding biogenesis of lysosome-related organelles complex 1 subunit 4, with the translated sequence MDHQRVDRVGLLSPLEESSAEISTDSGIVSQSASSLSMVSEILSSGTVSQSPSFGAAAGAGVAGAANVISQSPSLDEAAEPGTTDKHDPEQDDEVLRHTALSYSSYIRATAGDEILCLEKSLEEMLTRVDEFVGMLDMIRNDTSQIVNENLPQIQQKSDEMRQIYRRIDKLEAFVKMVGANVSAMEEQVTQAEGELGTLPGAFKKILRTMTVPGFLNKPASPRRPAPHQRQEVPSVFRTDDYFTSQPEQ